In Oncorhynchus tshawytscha isolate Ot180627B linkage group LG06, Otsh_v2.0, whole genome shotgun sequence, the following are encoded in one genomic region:
- the inaa gene encoding internexin neuronal intermediate filament protein, alpha a, which produces MNYGSDHYTSSSYRKIYRDAPRFSPSTSRMSSPSASSRSSVSSTSYRSAVSLPRSSASSLGYYRRTGQSSSFSTVPGDSLELTQSSVLSNELKVTRTNEKEQLQGLNDRFAMFIEKVRTLEQQNKVLETELVTLRQRQHEPSRIADLYQQEMRELRAQVEEIGSEKAHILIDRDNLEEDLHKLRAKYEEEIRAREEAEQTLRSFKKDVDDATIARLDLERKVEGLLDEISFLRKVHDEEVAELSGMVQAAHVSVEVELAKPDLTSALKEIRNQYETLASKNLHSAEEWYKSKFANLNEQATRSNEAMRASREEINEFRRQLQSKTIELETLHGINESLERQIRETEDGHNLEIAGLQDTIGHLDNDLRNIKNDMAQHLREYQDLLNVKMALDIEIAAYRKLLEGEETHFSTGILFGASNHGTSHFGYQPRASSYARSTNKEKEAAQKDGFKEITEEKVEKSDEADINSNN; this is translated from the exons ATGAACTACGGATCTGACCACTATACCTCGTCATCCTACCGAAAGATCTACAGGGACGCTCCTCGTTTCTCACCCTCAACCTCTCGTATGAGTAGTCCTTCCGCCTCCTCCCGCAGTTCTGTGTCCTCCACCAGTTACAGGTCTGCGGTGTCTCTCCCCCGCAGTAGTGCGTCATCGCTGGGCTACTACAGAAGGACCGGTCAGTCTTCTTCCTTTTCGACGGTGCCAGGTGACAGCCTCGAATTGACTCAATCCTCCGTCCTCAGCAATGAGTTGAAAGTCACCCGAACCAATGAGAAGGAACAACTGCAGGGTCTCAATGACCGCTTCGCCATGTTCATCGAGAAAGTGCGTACCCTGGAGCAGCAGAACAAAGTCTTGGAGACGGAGCTGGTGACCCTGCGCCAGAGGCAGCACGAGCCATCCCGCATCGCGGACCTATACCAGCAGGAGATGCGCGAGCTTCGCGCGCAAGTGGAGGAGATCGGCAGCGAGAAAGCACACATTCTCATCGATAGGGACAACTTAGAAGAAGACCTGCACAAGCTTAGGGCCAAATATGAGGAGGAGATAAGGGCGCGCGAGGAGGCTGAGCAGACCCTGCGGTCGTTCAAAAAGGACGTGGATGACGCCACCATTGCGCGGCTGGATCTAGAGCGCAAAGTTGAGGGCCTCCTGGATGAGATATCCTTCCTGAGGAAGGTCCACGACGAGGAGGTGGCCGAACTGAGCGGTATGGTCCAGGCAGCTCATGTGTCAGTCGAGGTAGAGCTGGCCAAACCCGACCTCACTTCGGCTCTGAAAGAGATCCGCAATCAGTACGAGACTCTGGCTTCAAAGAACCTGCACTCCGCGGAAGAGTGGTATAAATCCAAGTTTGCCAATCTCAACGAGCAGGCCACCAGGAGCAATGAGGCAATGCGGGCCAGCAGGGAGGAGATCAACGAATTCAGGAGACAACTGCAGTCCAAGACAATTGAGTTGGAGACCCTACATGGCATCAATGAGTCTTTGGAACGGCAGATTCGAGAGACAGAAGATGGACACAATCTTGAAATCGCAGGTTTGCAG GATACCATTGGGCACCTGGACAATGATTTGCGGAACATCAAGAATGACATGGCTCAGCATCTTCGAGAGTACCAGGATCTGCTCAATGTCAAAATGGCTCTGGACATTGAAATAGCTGCCTACAG AAAACTGCTGGAGGGAGAGGAAACTCACTTTAGCACAGGAATATTATTTGGCGCCTCAAACCATGGCACCAGTCACTTTGGATACCAGCCACGTGCCTCAAGCTATGCACGGAGTACCAATAAGGAGAAAGAGGCTGCTCAGAAAGATGGCTTCAAGGAGATCACTGAGGAAAAAGTGGAGAAGAGCGATGAAGCAGATATCAACTCAAACAACTAG